ACCCATATTTGTAAATGGCTAACCTAAGTCCATTTTAGTCTAGTATATTATTCATCTTaacattttttttatgtttacatTATAATAGCATATAGTATAGATTATAATATAAGACATtacaaacttttaaaaaaatgggTCAAACCCGAGCCTTAAACGTTTAAGCCCAAGCCTGATCTACATTCTAAACGGACCTaattttttgcccaaacccattTTTCAACCTTAATAATTTTACGTAAACCCTTTCAAATTTCTAGTGGACCTTAAGCTTGTATATGTAGCTCGACCCACGAACATGATGACAAGTTGGAAATTTATTCATAATtttatacaaaacatattaagtcattatacatattAAAATACATAGAACAATTTAGAACAATTTTATAGAaagtatattaaattattatatacgtAGAATAATTCAAAGCGActaatttaattacaaaatggCAATACCTTATTTTCCCTAAAAAAAATTCCCCCCCCAGATTGTCTTATGTTAGGGTGACAAAGAAGTAAAAGAGGAGATAGAGGAATTTTGCTTTTGGCGTTGATAcgtgtttttctttttaatactTTAAAGATAGTGATGGAAATACTcaagaaaataacaaaatataaacaCGAGGTGGGAAGGAAAATGAGAGACCAAGAAACACAAGCTTCAGttgatattattattttggtgaaaCCAAACTaatcttataaaaattaattttctcactgtttttcacaaaaaaaaaatgactTGTTGATTTTATTATTGGTGTTGTTTTGTTCTTTTATAGAAAACTTATATTTAAATATGTAGAAGTTTTCACACCGGCCGGCAATTAATTATGAGAAAGTCTTTTTAACAACGTAAAATTATATCATTACTTACAAAAAATATGggtaaatttatgttttgatcacttaattaaaaaagttataattttaTCACTGAATTAttcgaaaattttaatttaagttattaaactattaaaattgatgcaatatagttttttttttgttcacaCCGCCTATACTAATTGAAAGCTCTATTTCCCTTCTTGTTTACAAttcaaattttcatgaaacaactttagATATCATGATTTTACGAaccaaaattcaaatattttttttttttaatctctaACAGTAACCATCAAATCAACTTAGATCTAAGACATATTTTTCTACTCAGTCAATAGATACTAACCTATCATAAAATTGTTACTTGAAACTAATAACTTAAAAAAATTACCTTACCTAATATTTAATTTTGTGTATTccttttaaagttatttttttcTTAGAAGAAGCGTTATTATGTGGTTAACTATTTAGATACTGAtagaatataatattttaattgtattttaaataataagctctgactttgattttgaaaaacaataaataaaataacaagagcaatgaaaattaaaaaggaaaaaaaaaacactaaataGATCAAACTTTACGCCAAGTTACATGGTAAGCAGTTATTGATATAAAAGGGTGAGTATGGAAGTCATACTTCTCCTCCAAAAGAATCTGCGGTTGGCTTCAGCCCAGAAATCAGTTTTACAGCGGCCAAACATGGCCTACAAGATTTTCTCGGTGCTTTTTATACTATTCCTACTGCTATCGTTTTCTCTACTCTTGCCTCCATCTTCACCAACAAACACTCACTTAATGGGTAAGTTGAATTCAAACTATATATAATTTGTTTTAAGTTTCTTATATAtcatctattttctttttctgggTTTATAATTGCAGTGCAGAAGATCAATGAAGTGATACGTAGGAATTTAATCGGAGCAAAACCACCTCCAAATGATCATCATCCAGGTGGAGGGCAGAATGGTGTTAATAAtggttgttgttattattattttggtgtcatgGGTTGATTAGGATTGAATCCAATATTTTCtacttataatataatattattaagatGTTGTTGGTGTAAATACTTGTTAGTAGATCCCATAACTTGTGTATTTGTATTGTTTTCCATATTGCAATCCTGCTTAAAACATTATATATTTTAGATAATTTCAGTacgttattattttatgtaatatatattttaatatatttgtatattatagcatttttaaatatgtattttattttattttattttatatttttattaataagcGGAAAAGTAGAATGGAGTTTTTATACAAAGAGTCAGAGTTAGATTACATATTGTCTTTGTACTAAAAGAATGAGTAAATTAATCTCTATACATTAGATTAAAAAGCAGATTGGTCcttttatttataatttcatcCATTTTACAATTAAAAGCTGATGTAGTGACAAATAACTAAAcaaaaaaatggatgaaattttaaatagaagaATCATTTTACACTCTAATATACTTAattttaaataaagaaaaaatataatCTAACTTCTAATATAATGAtctctataatacttttaccgATATAAAAGTAATTATGAATTCAATATTAGTATTTATATATGTGTGAGTACACGTCATATAGGCCTTTCTGATTAAGTGGCATTAATCTAACATATGTAGTTTTTATGGTTGGCattaatctaatatatatattatattttgaggtTAATAATTAGattaatgttttatattttcggttaataattaattttaatcattAAGTTATAATATAATTGAGGTTAATATTATATATCTTACTGTTTTTATTcgttatacaaaatcaaaaggtTTAAATTTGGGATTC
The Gossypium arboreum isolate Shixiya-1 chromosome 10, ASM2569848v2, whole genome shotgun sequence genome window above contains:
- the LOC128281399 gene encoding uncharacterized protein LOC128281399, whose amino-acid sequence is MEVILLLQKNLRLASAQKSVLQRPNMAYKIFSVLFILFLLLSFSLLLPPSSPTNTHLMVQKINEVIRRNLIGAKPPPNDHHPGGGQNGVNNGCCYYYFGVMG